Proteins from one Ipomoea triloba cultivar NCNSP0323 chromosome 1, ASM357664v1 genomic window:
- the LOC116008320 gene encoding agamous-like MADS-box protein AGL29 — MGKGKAKIAIKKIESLQARNVCFTKRRKGLFKKAAELGRLFPEVRIAAVVFSPAGNPYVFGDVSEMEKLLAMEESRNELLTSEETEKGEEENAGSDPVVEVTAALNTSDSTPQEITESGDMALNPSIVSDFTMKEVTENKNARFCVQDTTFASSSHCLEMPIVDSDFLAADFDGFDEEGFVNQFFNF; from the coding sequence ATGGGCAAAGGTAAGGCGAAGATAGCGATCAAGAAAATCGAGTCTTTGCAGGCCCGCAATGTCTGTTTCACGAAGCGCCGCAAGGGGTTGTTCAAGAAGGCGGCGGAGCTCGGGCGCCTCTTCCCCGAAGTTCGAATCGCTGCTGTTGTCTTCTCTCCTGCAGGAAACCCATACGTGTTTGGTGATGTTTCGGAGATGGAGAAGCTGTTGGCCATGGAGGAATCAAGAAACGAACTGTTAACATCTGAAGAAAcagaaaaaggagaagaagaaaacgcGGGTTCTGATCCGGTGGTGGAAGTTACGGCGGCTTTGAATACTTCGGATTCTACTCCGCAGGAAATCACTGAGAGTGGGGATATGGCTTTGAATCCTTCAATCGTAAGTGATTTTACTATGAAGGAAGTTACTGAGAATAAGAATGCCAGGTTTTGTGTTCAAGATACCacttttgcttcttcttctcATTGTCTGGAGATGCCCATTGTAGATTCTGATTTCTTGGCAGCCGATTTTGATGGATTTGATGAAGAAGGGTTTGTCAAtcagtttttcaatttttga
- the LOC116008161 gene encoding uncharacterized protein LOC116008161, with protein sequence MQGVNSQQEVVATEELDDPVGLAISGDRNPGCRASVQFDLDENGMWTVTKHQKLHNHEFVPTTKSYLLRSHRSVSRNHLSYLNDLKKSGVSVADGLRFLKTQSEGSPLVGFTSRDAYNSLCTDVLNNLDGTDSNTLIEIFIQRQSSEKDFFFDFEVDDESRSFLRSMNRKSPQSIMTDQCAAMAAAISQVFLTSRHRLCIWHIEAEFELYWTRSETTNHSISRRLSKTAGLCDFYSSFVGVVSEWRSRENGEDVRCSQGVPTVAMDHIKIISHARDIYTIEIYYLFEEQFLKGASCYQECVLFEAGVYKYHVWRPEVDIIRHEVIFNVRELDIWCSCKLFTETGILCCHCLRILNVHCVSEVPNKYILKRWTKKVLEDENAGIIPPSQCFNVPSSVWTLEITRKFQKLIVYCQENSEARKIFEQAVLDAKRKVEDEYDPIFFEGEDCDVESSSGVIKDPSNRRLKGLRNRRVTSVIEKKYKKARGRNQLAHIAASKTKSVGQSQVEDVISNIAGNGYLVHPMSGGSILCHFRSNANQEDNQSVS encoded by the exons ATGCAAGGCGTCAATTCGCAGCAGGAGGTGGTTGCGACTGAAGAACTCGATGATCCGGTTGGATTGGCTATTTCAGGCGATCGTAATCCag GTTGTCGTGCATctgttcaatttgatttagatgAGAATGGGATGTGGACTGTGACAAAGCACCAGAAGCTTCATAATCATGAGTTTGTTCCAACAACAAAGAGTTATCTTCTACGGTCACACAGATCAGTGTCTAGAAATCATCTTTCCTACCTAAATGATTTGAAGAAGAGCGGTGTTTCTGTGGCTGATGGTTTACggtttcttaaaacacaatcagAAGGGTCACCACTCGTTGGTTTTACAAGCAGGGATGCCTATAACTCGTTGTGCACTGATGTATTGAACAATTTGGATGGAACCGACTCAAacacattaattgaaatatttatacAAAGGCAGTCAAGTGAAAAggattttttctttgattttgaagtggATGATGAGTCAAG GTCATTTTTAAGATCAATGAATCGGAAAAGTCCCCAAAGCATAATGACTGATCAATGCGCTGCCATGGCTGCTGCTATTTCCCAAGTTTTTCTAACCTCAAGACATCGCCTATGTatatggcatatcg AGGCAGAGTTTGAGCTTTATTGGACAAG GAGTGAAACCACAAATCACTCTATTTCTAGAAGGTTATCCAAGACTGCTGGGCTATGTGATTTCTATAGCTCctttgttggtgttgtttcgGAGTGGAGGAGTAGAGAGAACGGGGAAGATGTCCGGTGTTCCCAAGGTGTACCTACAGTGGCTATGGATCACATTAAGATTATTTCACACGCTAGGGATATTTACACGATTGAGATATATTACTTGTTCGAAGAGCAGTTTTTGAAAGGGGCATCATGCTATCAAGAGTGTGTTCTATTTGAAGCTGGTGTGTATAAGTATCACGTCTGGAGGCCCGAGGTTGATATTATtaggcatgaagtgatttttaacGTTAGAGAGTTAGATATTTGGTGCAGTTGCAAGCTGTTCACTGAAACCGGGATCTTATGTTGTCACTGTTTACGCATTTTAAACGTGCATTGTGTGTCTGAAgttccaaataaatatattttgaagaGATGGACTAAAAAAGTTTTGGAAGACGAGAATGCTGGTATTATCCCCCCATCTCAGTGCTTTAATGTTCCCTCTTCTGTTTGGACATTAGAGATCACTAGGAAATTTCAGAAGTTGATTGTTTATTGCCAAGAAAACAGCGAAGCACGCAAAATTTTTgagcaagcagtgttagatgccaagagaaaagttgaagatgagtATGACCCTATTTTCTTCGAAGGTGAAGATTGTGATGTGGAATCGTCGAGCGGTGTTATAAAGGATCCATCAAACAGGCGGTTGAAAGGGTTACGTAATAGAAGGGTGACTAGTGtgattgaaaaaaaatacaagaaagcAAGGGGTCGAAACCAGCTTGCTCATATAGCtgcatctaaaacaaaatcGGTGGGGCAGTCTCAAGTTGAAGATGTTATTTCTAATATTGCTGGTAATGGATATCTGGTGCATCCAATGTCTGGAGGTTCAATTTTATGTCATTTTAGGTCAAATGCAAATCAAGAAGACAATCAGAGTGTGTCTTAA
- the LOC116023304 gene encoding uncharacterized protein LOC116023304 produces the protein MYGALNFAATPVAGPLSTRKAAVSNSRSSRVFLVRASSENPTVSTSVSTKSGASFSAPPNFKAPQPKPFNVRGDKLLDIFGASLALLFRLGTGALVSGYSASFVDKKEIPPDQYALEIAGFAVKETSKLGPRPEKPIEIYEFESCPFCRKVREIVAILDLDVLFYPCPRNGPNFRPKVAQMGGKQQFPYMVDPNTGVAMYESDEIIKYLVGKYGDGQVPLLLSLGLLTTLTEGFAMIGRMGKGSSYTPSKLPPKPLEIWAYEPSPFCKIVREVLVELELPHILHSCARGSPKRQSLYQRVGHFQVPYLEDPNTGVQMFESAEIVEYLRATYAL, from the exons ATGTACGGAGCTCTGAATTTCGCCGCTACCCCAGTTGCAGGACCACTTTCGACCCGGAAAGCAGCAGTATCGAACTCTCGGAGCAGCAGAGTGTTTTTGGTTAGAGCATCTTCGGAAAACCCCACGGTTTCCACTTCCGTGAGCACGAAATCAGGGGCTTCGTTTTCGGCGCCGCCCAATTTCAAGGCGCCGCAGCCCAAGCCTTTCAACGTGAGGGGTGATAAGTTGTTGGACATATTTGGAGCTTCTCTCGCGCTATTGTTTCGACTCGGCACTGGTGCTCTAGTTTCTGG ATATTCAGCCTCCTTTGTGGACAAGAAAGAGATACCACCTGACCAGTATGCACTTGAAATTGCTG GTTTCGCGGTGAAAGAGACTTCGAAACTGGGTCCTCGGCCTGAGAAACCAATTGAGATATATGAATTTGAAAG CTGCCCCTTTTGTCGGAAG GTAAGGGAAATTGTTGCAATTTTGGATCTTGATGTCTTGTTCTATCCTTGCCCAAGAAATGGCCCAAATTTTCGTCCTAAGGTTGCTCAGATGGGTGGAAAGCAACAGTTTCCTTATATG GTTGATCCAAACACTGGAGTTGCAATGTATGAATCAGATGAGATAATAAAGTACCTGGTTGGAAAATATG GTGATGGACAGGTCCCACTTTTACTGTCTCTCGGTCTGCTAACT ACTTTAACAGAAGGCTTTGCTATGATTGGTAGAATGGGAAAG GGATCTTCCTATACTCCATCTAAACTTCCACCAAAGCCTCTAGAGATATGGGCATATGAG CCTTCTCCGTTTTGTAAAATTGTGCGTGAAGTACTTGTTGAACTAGAGCTGCCTCACATACTTCACAG CTGTGCTCGTGGCAGCCCCAAACGCCAGTCATTGTACCAGAGAGTCGGACATTTCCAG GTTCCGTACTTAGAAGATCCAAATACCGGGGTGCAGATGTTTGAGAGCGCAGAGATTGTGGAATATTTACGTGCAACTTACGCTCTCTAA